A genomic stretch from Asterias rubens chromosome 19, eAstRub1.3, whole genome shotgun sequence includes:
- the LOC117303289 gene encoding peptidyl-prolyl cis-trans isomerase-like 3 isoform X3 — protein MAVTLHTDVGDLKIELFCEQAPKASENFLALCASGYYDNTLIHRNIKGFMVQMGDPLGTGKGGTSIWNRKFEDEIVDNLKHNIRGVVSMANNGPNTNGSQFFITYAKQPHLDMKYTIIGKVIDGFETLDDLEKLTVNEKNFRPLSDTRLSNITIHANPVADAAL, from the exons ATG GCGGTCACACTCCACACTGATGTTGGTGACCTCAAGATCGAACTGTTCTGCGAGCAAGCGCCCAAAGCAAGTGAGAACTTCCTGGCGCTCTGTGCAAGTGGTTACTATGACAACACGTTAATACACAG AAACATCAAGGGTTTCATGGTGCAGATGGGGGACCCACTTGGCACAGGCAAAGGCGGGACAAGCATCTGGAACAGAAAGTTTGAAGACGAGATCGTGGATAATCTAAAG CACAATATCCGTGGTGTTGTGTCCATGGCCAACAACGGTCCGAACACCAATGGTTCACAGTTCTTCATCACCTACGCTAAGCAGCCACATCTTGACATGAAGTACACCATCATTGGCAA AGTGATTGATGGTTTCGAAACGCTGGACGACTTGGAGAAGTTAACAGTCAATGAGAAGAACTTCCGACCGTTGAGTGATACCAGACTCAGTAACATCACGATTCATGCCAATCCAGTGGCCGATGCTGCATTATAG
- the LOC117303289 gene encoding S-adenosylmethionine mitochondrial carrier protein-like isoform X2, translating into MSVKAPPLHIALLSGSVAGICVDLSLYPLDTVKTRLQSSAGFLKAGGFRGIFSGVGAAALGSAPTAGLFFCAYESTKQFGTSFGFVGSFQEPVTHLFAASIGEVTACLVRVPVEVVKQRAQASRGTSASILKTVLRDEGARGLYRGYFSTVVREIPFSAIQFPLWEFLKSSWGRRQGCPVEPWQSSLCGAIAGGVAAGLTTPLDVAKTRIILAEKGSVTARGNIPSVLKDIARTSGVRGLFAGLVPRTLWVSIGGAIFLGIYEKVKISLVKIETSLKSRNL; encoded by the coding sequence ATGAGCGTGAAAGCTCCACCTCTCCACATAGCCTTGCTGTCTGGATCCGTGGCTGGGATCTGCGTTGACTTGTCGCTCTACCCTCTGGACACCGTCAAGACACGCCTACAGAGCTCTGCTGGATTCCTCAAAGCGGGTGGATTTCGTGGAATCTTCTCCGGCGTCGGAGCTGCGGCACTCGGTTCAGCACCCACCGCCGGCCTTTTCTTCTGTGCGTACGAGTCCACGAAGCAGTTTGGTACGTCGTTTGGATTTGTGGGGAGTTTCCAAGAGCCAGTAACGCACTTGTTTGCAGCATCGATCGGTGAGGTCACGGCATGTTTGGTACGAGTGCCCGTGGAGGTGGTGAAGCAACGTGCACAGGCTAGTCGAGGGACCAGCGCCAGTATCTTGAAGACCGTGCTACGAGATGAAGGGGCGCGTGGTCTCTACCGTGGTTACTTCAGCACCGTCGTCAGAGAGATTCCCTTCTCTGCCATCCAGTTTCCACTCTGGGAGTTTCTAAAATCAAGCTGGGGTCGTCGGCAAGGATGCCCCGTGGAACCCTGGCAGTCATCCCTCTGTGGAGCCATCGCTGGGGGTGTCGCGGCTGGATTGACAACCCCACTCGATGTCGCCAAGACACGGATTATTCTGGCGGAGAAGGGTTCGGTCACAGCAAGAGGAAACATCCCAAGTGTCTTGAAGGATATTGCCAGGACCTCAGGAGTCAGGGGTTTATTCGCAGGACTCGTTCCTAGGACGTTGTGGGTCAGCATAGGAGGTGCTATCTTCCTTGGAATTTATGAAAAAGTCAAGATTTCATTGGTCAAGATTGAGACCAGCTTGAAATCTCGAAATTTATGA
- the LOC117303289 gene encoding uncharacterized protein LOC117303289 isoform X1 → MDIIIHRRYIVCSLMHYIIIAVVTVGLAYFLYRPSVDTDNMAGDGTFSFGEIINKRLFEDDLVELAGRLRNKNKSIYDLDATRADMSPEKDKYVFICIYQMHASIVVVDQELFNTLLFEPVWGQMIDGPKHHLSRSSDVYQRMATSVPLQQYHVCLDERKNYILARNMFYFDWFLKSRSFYVGESAVSYLYFQLLSLCVVPQRYRLIDSDCLEFAKSMAKEVAVRENGVRVKEVEALFTALTVSEQYVSASLERSSRNSPESAFSMAASYFVSFQPVRLLIFGAVCVLFGLAIARVLLG, encoded by the exons ATGGACATAATAATTCACAGGAGATATATTGTGTGTTCGCTTATGCACTACATTATAATTGCTGTCGTAACTGTTGGTCTTGCATATTTTCTGTATCGGCCATCAGTGGATACAGACAACATGGCGGGAGATgggacattttcatttggtgaAATAATCAACAAGAGATTATTTGAGGATGATTTGGTTGAGCTTGCTGGACGACTGCGTAACAAGAATAAGAGTATCTATGACCTGGATGCAACCCGAGCAGACATGTCACCAGAAAAGGATAAATACGTCTTCATTTGCATTTACCAAATGCATGCGtctattgttgttgttgatcaAGAGTTATTCAATACTTTGCTGTTTGAGCCGGTTTGGGGCCAGATGATCGACGGTCCGAAACACCATTTGAGTCGGTCCAGTGATGTTTACCAAAGAATGGCTACCTCGGTGCCGCTTCAACAATATCACGTCTGCCTCGACGAGCGCAAGAATTACATCTTGGCACGGAACATGTTCTACTTTGACTGGTTTCTCAAATCGAGAAGTTTCTACGTCGGGGAGTCGGCCGTTTCTTATCTGTATTTCCAGTTACTGTCCTTGTGCGTTGTTCCCCAACGATATCGCTTGATCGACAGCGATTGTTTGGAGTTCGCAAAGAGTATGGCTAAGGAGGTTGCGGTGCGTGAGAATGGCGTGAGGGTGAAGGAAGTTGAGGCTTTGTTCACTGCTCTGACTGTATCTGAGCAGTATGTCAGCGCATCTTTGGAGCGATCCTCGCGTAATAGTCCGGAAAGTGCTTTTTCCATGGCGGCTTCATACTTTGTAAGCTTCCAGCCGGTGAGACTTCTAATTTTTGGAGCAGTCTGTGTTCTTTTTGGCCTTGCTATAGCAAGGGTTTTGCTTGGTTG A
- the LOC117303251 gene encoding uncharacterized protein LOC117303251, producing the protein MDLAAVIETLGHLNTAQLAQLRNHLLSQDVSSLGLSADQAMGLLQAIEEHDTRAAQVQPKFVPSQPAPSFPVAQQPPDLDMPKVIDNINRLFTSAFGTQQGGADNSVGYQSNSELSAINERVQMLEMQRARILNAQKQEQQGVQVALGDGNLYTGPNPKRRMISNDGMNFNAAQGFQGNWPQGGNQMSQSALQINQPRAKMNQSGGGQEMNQPRGGAKANRGGFTNAKKNNRTRRKRGRGGQQRRSPGRSPGRSEPRGDSYGRRSPDDHYDRRSRSRESGGRDRRDNSSDRGRSYGRRSQDRDRRDDSGYRRGRREGSRNRDLDSQEKKYHDDDYGRRSDDNDNRSYQGERWYQDDRRSCRGDSPSYPDSPRRDGYSRSESIDFARDDQFDDGSDRQGQKRKHRDFDEGSWHADGRPDQEPPRRYSQERDYPDPRFSDGDQPRRGEGLYQEPPFNYGTKREHSRERDKRRWDDDPKVDVLDTFAEIEARWRERDLNRQQCPGDEFLLRQGDVLNPRLARATYVADQLLTNPPERRSLDLDLGRIQPIPLALGLGANRQLPSQPLANRLGPQVPRAGFPRGFSGPATPSRPVIPPKQTPVSAKMQGFPKRNQANLIKPDAKSFSMTRRVYQTQGDIVLVNLLFKARIPDKLPIKNLQNSTGANVKVVAGSVPPAGAPTVDQNKDKSKDVPAVGGGVAGKTLTKRPRPLPLSPEVNSIGNQCELLEALDLQGFLYQRVMTLWTCYICNTSLKNGAAYQIHIGSKNHIRTCIRLQTYEGALERRKVAFALRNLPNQRSYAPEQLNAGNMSRMFFCYECGEGYACKALEHRKTERHLTLEEYRKHCNLCNFYCRDMKALVKHQNSKLHIALKAIKNKDGSQVPGDAQNKTPIFSRTFVPTRVPVFGQKPVPNKAADSSRTPVTNKASSTTKSLPTRITTSNKLFTSNKSLPSNKPLRSNKPITSNKSLTSNKPLTPTKELSSDMTEGTAQPNISGLQSERKSIKVTLKGGKTPVTATDSGQEELIGLDLVIPVTGFFCRCCSKFYNNKFMAKRNHCMTAEHKQKALAWFKSHGTPIPQKKPGASNEKEAQSSTPKAPQPKPYQSETIIVIDDDDDSDDDIKETSKEKQQLPQRQDKTDTGEVTTQAHLGLKAEVNTDSEEDNGKMLGHAENSNDSSKIVKDKQQPIDRPVGRKLRAIRAQHQTKDSDLEDGEILSEEGELSFTVQSEASVEKMEAETIKELQYKREELLAAMKMVTAETDEQPEDKTEDLPAEKTEMGDVVETLEGTVDSTSAEMEVEASDSTVQESQEPSSETMEVMIKDQAIEETEDPLPSSVSDQNVKENVESDSGETEKPDLSVEETDITYGEVDNMDTVQSGKILEEPPIREMDKESDGPESDMTTEPPMELETGTTDLTKSSDAEHEETEIPQAEGEDLPSGGVLDSEEIEQPKEDGGETPADKDIVLNEDDLYANLVEHAPEAEVEESLEPEEEQGNEEREEEDDDDEDTRFFIDEGTWEVRSEEDGSNGEPFDDDAISERDEDDDGLVIIEDEENTSKNVEEKDDDVES; encoded by the exons ATGGATCTAGCAGCTGTGATTGAGACCCTGGGTCATCTAAACACAGCGCAGTTAGCCCAACTACGAAACCACCTTCTTTCTCAAGATGTGTCGTCACTAGGTCTGTCTGCCGACCAAGCCATGGGCCTCTTGCAGGCTATTGAGGAGCACGACACAAGAGCTGCACAAGTACAGCCCAAGTTTGTACCGAGTCAACCTGCCCCCAGCTTCCCAGTTGCCCAACAGCCTCCAGATCTAGATATGCCCAAGGTTATTGATAATATCAACCGACTTTTCACGTCCGCTTTCGGGACTCAACAAGGAGGGGCGGACAACAGTGTGGGATACCAGTCGAACAGTGAGCTGTCTGCTATTAACGAGAGGGTTCAGATGCTTGAGATGCAGCGAGCGCGGATCTTAAATGCGCAGAAGCAGGAGCAGCAAGGCGTCCAGGTGGCTCTTGGTGATGGGAACTTATACACCGGACCAAATCCTAAGCGGAGAATGATTTCCAACGATGGAATG AACTTCAATGCAGCTCAAGGATTTCAAGGAAACTGGCCGCAAGGGGGTAACCAGATGAGCCAATCAGCTCTCCAGATAAACCAACCCAGAGCCAAGATGAACCAATCAGGAGGCGGGCAAGAGATGAACCAACCCAGGGGCGGGGCCAAGGCCAATAGAGGAGGATTTACTAACGCTAAAAAGAACAATAGAACCCGCAGGAAGAGGGGAAGAGGCGGTCAGCAACGGAGGTCTCCTGGGAGGTCTCCTGGAAGGTCTGAACCTAGGGGAGACTCCTACGGGAGGCGGTCACCGGATGACCATTACGACCGGAGGAGTAGGTCCAGGGAGAGTGGGGGGCGTGACAGGAGGGATAATTCAAGCGATAGAGGGCGTTCTTACGGAAGGCGGAGTCAGGACAGAGACCGACGAGATGACTCGGGGTATCGCAGAGGAAGAAGGGAGGGTTCAAGGAACAGAGACTTGGATTCACAAGAGAAGAAGTACCATGACGACGATTATGGTCGCAGGAGTGATGATAATGACAACAGGTCGTACCAAGGTGAAAGGTGGTACCAAGATGACCGAAGGTCGTGTAGAGGTGACAGCCCATCCTACCCAGACTCTCCCAGGCGTGATGGATATTCCAGATCAGAATCCATAGACTTCGCCCGGGATGACCAGTTTGACGACGGGAGCGATAGACAGGGCCAGAAGCGTAAGCATCGAGACTTTGATGAAGGCAGTTGGCACGCCGATGGCAGACCCGACCAAGAACCTCCCAGAAGGTACAGCCAAGAACGGGACTACCCTGACCCGAGGTTCAGCGACGGAGATCAACCTAGGAGAGGCGAAGGGCTTTACCAAGAGCCACCGTTCAACTACGGGACTAAGAGAGAACATTCCCGGGAGAGGGACAAGAGGAGATGGGATGATGATCCCAAGGTGGATGTCTTGGATACATTTGCAGAAATAGAAGCCAGATGGCGTGAACGAGACCTAAACAGACAACAATGTCCAGGTGATGAGTTTCTCCTTCGGCAAGGTGATGTGCTCAATCCGCGTTTAGCACGGGCGACGTACGTAGCAGACCAGTTACTGACAAACCCACCGGAGAGGAGAAGTCTGGATCTTGATCTTGGCAGAATCCAGCCGATTCCTTTAGCACTGGGCTTAGGTGCTAATCGACAACTCCCGAGCCAACCACTCGCTAACCGGTTAGGCCCGCAGGTACCTCGAGCCGGTTTTCCGAGAGGTTTTTCAGGACCGGCGACTCCTTCAAGACCGGTGATTCCGCCAAAGCAGACTCCAGTTTCCGCAAAAATGCAAGGGTTCCCCAAGAGGAATCAGGCAAATCTGATAAAGCCAGATGCAAAGAGTTTTTCAATGACAAGAAGGGTTTATCAGACCCAGGGAGACATTGTCCTCGTTAACTTGTTGTTTAAAGCACGTATACCAGACAAGTTACCCATAAAGAATCTTCAAAATTCAACAGGGGCAAATGTGAAAGTGGTAGCTGGATCCGTACCTCCGGCTGGTGCGCCCACCGTCGATCAAAACAAGGATAAATCCAAAGATGTCCCAGCTGTCGGTGGAGGTGTCGCTGGCAAGACCTTGACTAAAAGACCCCGGCCATTACCCTTGAGTCCAGAAGTTAACAGCATCGGCAATCAG TGTGAGCTCCTTGAAGCCCTAGATCTCCAAGGATTCTTGTACCAGCGAGTAATGACGCTCTGGACGTGCTACATTTGCAATACATCCTTAAAGAATGGAGCA GCGTATCAGATTCACATTGGTTCCAAGAATCACATCAGGACGTGTATCAGGCTGCAAACGTACGAGGGCGCTCTTGAGCGTCGGAAGGTCGCATTCGCCCTGCGCAATCTGCCCAATCAAAGAAGCTACGCCCCTGAGCAGCTCAACGCCGGGAACATGAGCCGAATGTTCTTCTGCTACGAGTGCGGGGAGGGTTACGCATGCAAGGCGCTGGAACACCGGAAAACGGAACGCCATTTG ACTTTGGAGGAATACAGAAAGCACTGTAATTTATGCAATTTTTACTGCAGAGACATGAAAGCCCTGGTGAAGCATCAAAATAGCAAACTTCATATCGCG ttgaAAGCTATCAAGAACAAGGATGGATCTCAG GTCCCGGGAGATGCGCAAAACAAGACACCAATCTTTAGCAGGACGTTCGTTCCCACTAGGGTTCCCGTGTTCGGTCAGAAACCAGTTCCCAACAAAGCAGCCGATTCCAGTAGGACCCCTGTTACCAACAAAGCGTCCTCCACGACAAAATCGTTACCAACCAGGATAACCACCTCCAACAAGTTGTTCACCTCCAATAAGTCATTGCCATCCAACAAGCCATTGAGATCCAATAAGCCAATCACATCCAATAAGTCATTGACATCCAATAAGCCATTGACACCCACCAAAGAGCTGTCCTCTGATATGACTGAAGGTACAGCGCAACCGAACATCTCAG GATTACAGAGTGAAAGAAAATCTATCAAGGTGACACTGAAAGGGGGTAAGACACCGGTCACCGCGACGGACTCTGGTCAGGAAGAACTTATTG GTTTGGACCTCGTCATCCCTGTGACTGGATTCTTTTGTCGATGTTGCTCCAAGTTTTACAACAATAAATTCATGGCTAAGCGCAATCACTGCATGACGGCAGAGCACAAACAGAAAGCACTG GCTTGGTTTAAGTCTCACGGCACACCCATTCCGCAGAAGAAACCAGGAGCAAGCAATGAAAAAGAAGCCCAGAGTTCAACTCCGAAAGCCCCACAACCAAAACCCTATCAGTCTGAAACCATCATTGTCATCGACGACGATGACGACTCTGATGATGATATTAAAGAGACATCGAAGGAGAAACAGCAGCTACCCCAACGCCAAGACAAAACGGACACTGGTGAGGTTACCACACAGGCTCACCTTGGTCTCAAAGCGGAGGTGAACACTGACTCTGAGGAGGACAATGGAAAGATGCTAGGGCATGCTGAAAACAGTAATGACAGTTCGAAGATTGTTAAAGATAAACAACAACCTATCGATAGACCTGTCGGTAGGAAGCTGCGAGCCATCAGAGCACAGCATCAGACCAAGGACAGTGATCTTGAGGATGGAGAAATACTCTCTGAGGAAGGAGAGTTGTCTTTTACTGTGCAGAGTGAAGCATCCGTGGAGAAAATGGAAGCAGAGACCATCAAAGAACTTCAGTATAAGAGGGAGGAACTTCTTGCTGCCATGAAGATGGTGACAGCAGAGACGGACGAACAACCCGAAGATAAGACGGAAGATCTACCTGCCGAAAAGACGGAGATGGGAGATGTTGTTGAAACCCTGGAAGGAACTGTTGATTCAACTTCCGCTGAGATGGAAGTTGAGGCTTCTGATTCAACTGTCCAAGAGAGTCAGGAGCCGTCCTCTGAAACGATGGAAGTCATGATCAAAGACCAAGCCATAGAGGAAACTGAAGATCCGTTGCCTAGTAGTGTTTCAGATCAAAACGTAAAAGAAAATGTAGAGTCAGACTCCGGGGAGACTGAAAAACCTGATCTATCGGTAGAAGAAACGGACATTACTTATGGTGAGGTGGACAATATGGATACAGTGCAATCTGGTAAGATTCTTGAAGAGCCACCGATTAGAGAGATGGACAAAGAATCCGATGGTCCAGAGAGTGACATGACGACAGAACCACCTATGGAATTGGAAACCGGAACCACCGATTTAACAAAGTCTAGTGATGCTGAGCATGAAGAGACTGAAATACCACAAGCTGAAGGAGAAGACCTCCCAAGTGGTGGAGTTCTCGATTCAGAGGAAATCGAGCAACCCAAAGAAGACGGCGGTGAAACCCCTGCCGATAAAGACATTGTCTTGAACGAGGACGACTTATATGCCAATCTCGTCGAGCACGCCCCAGAGGCAGAAGTTGAAGAGAGCTTAGAGCCTGAAGAGGAGCAGGGAAACGAGGAGCGGGAGGaggaggatgatgatgatgaggacACAAGGTTCTTTATCGATGAGGGAACTTGGGAGGTGCGGTCTGAGGAAGACGGCAGCAACGGGGAGCCATTCGATGATGATGCGATTTCGGAAAGGGATGAGGATGATGATGGGTTGGTAATAATTGAAGATGAGGAGAACACTAGTAAGAATGTAGAAGAGAAAGATGACGATGTCGAGTCTTAG